The genomic DNA GGGGCTTGGAGCCCTCCACGTCGTGCCAGACGAAGAGCTGGTCGTTCTCGATCATCGTGGGCCAGGTCCGGGTGCGGGCGCGCAGCGGCACGCGCTTGGCGTACGGGATGGCCTTGCACTTGCCGTCGCCGCCCCAGCGCCAGTCGTGGAACGGGCAGGCGATCTCGTTGCCCTTGACCGTGCCCTGCGTGAGGTCTCCCCCCATGTGGCGGCAGTAGCCGTCGAGGACGTTGACCTTCCCGTCCTCGCCCGCGAAGACCACGAGCTTGGTGCCGAAGGCCTGGACGGCGTGGGGCTCGCCGTCGGCGAAGTCCTTCAGCAGGCCCAGGCAGTGCCATCCCCGGGCGTACCGGGTGGGGGCGGTGCCGCTGTCGATGAGGCGGGCTGCCGTCTCGGTGTTGGTGCTCATGCGATCTCCTCTTCCGCGCGGGCGGGGGCTGCCGCCGCGGGGGCTGATTCCTTGCCGGCCATGTCCTCGACCGCGAGGTAGGCGAAGACCATGGCGGGGCCGATGGTGGCGCCGGGCCCCGCGTACGTGTGGCCCATGACGGGCGAGCTGGTGTTGCCGGCGGCGTACAGGCCGTCGATGACGGTGCCGTCGGCGCGCTGGACCCGGCCCGCGACATCGGTGCGCAGGCCGCCCTTCGTACCGAGATCGCCGGGGACCATACGGGCAGCGTAGAACGGCCCGGTGGTCAATTCCGCGAGACTGGGATTCGGCTTGTTCCGCGGATCGCCGTAGTAGGCGTCGTAGGCGCTCTCGCCGCGGTGGAAGTCCTCGTCCCGCCCGGCACGGGCGAAGCCGTTGAACTTCTCGACGGTGGCGGTCAGGGCCTCCGCGGGAACGTTCATCTTCTCGGCCAGTTCCGCCAGGCTGTTCGCGCGGACCATGTTGCCCGATTCGAACCAGCGCTTGGGCAGCGGCTGGCGCGGCGGTTGGCCGGCGAACATGTACCGGTTCCGGTAGCGCTGATCGAAGACCAGCCAGCACGGGACGTTCTCGCCCGGTCCCTCACCCTGGCCGTACTCGCCGCCGTACATGGCGTGCACCGCCTCGACGTAGGGCGCGGACTCGTTGACGAAGCGCTCGCCGGCGGTGTTCACCATGACGCTGCCCGGGAGCGAGCGCTCGGACAGCGCGAACCACGCCATCTTCGGGAGCTGGATGGAGGGGCCCCACCACGCGTCGTCCATGAACTCGAGGGCGCCGCCGACGGCTGCGCCCGCGCGGATCGCGTCTCCGGTGTTGGCGGGCACACCGTTGGTCCACTCGGTGCCGATGGGCTGGCGCTGGTACTGGGCCCGCATCTCCGCGCTGGACTCGAAGCCGCCGGCGGCGAGGATCACGCCACGCCGAGCGGTGAGTCGCAGCTGCTCGCCCTCCCGCTCCACGGTGACCCCGGTGATCCGGCCGTCCTCCTCGGTGAGCCCGACGAGCGACGTGTTCAGCCACAGCGGGACGTTCGCGCGCTGCAGTCCGACGCGGAGCGCGGCGATGAGCGCCTGGCCGCGGCCGAGCAGGTGCTTGCCGCGCGCCTTGGCGGCGTAGAAGCGGCCACCGACGCGCAGCGCGCGCACGATGCCCTTCGGGTGGCGCATGATCAGGTTGAGCCACTTGAAGTCGGCCTGCGTGACCACCAGGTTCATGGGGGCCTTGGTGTAGTCGGGTTCGAGGTTCTTCAGCTCCTCGCCCAGCTGGTTGCCGTCGAACGGCTTCGGCTCACACGAGCGGCCGTGCGCGCGGCCGCCCGGCGCCTCCGGGTAGTAGTCGGAGTAGCCCGGCACCCAGGTCAGCTCCAGCGGGCTCATCCGGTGCACCATCGAGATGACCTCGGGGCCGCGGTCGATGTAGGTGTCGATCCGCTCGGCGGGGACCACGTCGCCGATGATGGCGTGCAAGTACCTGCGGGCCTCGTCGGGAGTGTCCTTGATGCCGGCCTTCACGAGCGCTTCGTTGCCGGGGACCCAGACGCCGCCGCCGGAGCGGGCCGTGGACCCGCCGTAGTGCGCCGCCTTCTCCACGACCAGGACGCTGAGTCCGGCGTCCGCAGCCTTGAGCGCGGCGGTCATGCCCGCCGCACCGCTCCCCACCACGATCACGTCGTACTCGGTGGTCTCCGCCGTCATGGACTCTCCTCGCTGATGAAACAAGTTCTCTAGCCTCACCTGCGCCGATGGGCAGCAGGTACGCGCTACAAGTGCAGCATAGACTAGAACAGGTTCCACTTGCCAGGGTTCGGCTGTGATCGGCCGCGGCGCCCGTGCGGCGGCGCGGCCGGTGCGTGCGATCCTCAGGCGGTCAGCAGGGGATGGTGATCCGCTCGTAGGTACCGGTGCTCGGGCGGAAGACCCACTTCGACTGCGGGGTGCACCGCGGCTTCGCGGGGGCGGTCGTCGTGGTCCGTGGCGCGGTGCGTGCGGGCGTGGTCGTGGGGGCGGCCGGCGCGACCGTGGTCGTCGTCGTCGGCGGCGGCGGTGCGGTGCTCGGCGACACGGGGGCGCTCGTGGGGTCGGAGCTCGAGGGCGCCGGGGGCGAGGTGGTGCTGATCGGCGTGGTCTCGGTCGACGGGATCGAACCCGACGGTGCCATCACGGGCTCCGGGTCGGTGGACGGTCCGCTGCACATGCTCACGGTCACCGCGATGGCGGCCACGCACAGCGCGGTCGCGGCGGCGATGGCGAGCACGCGGCCGGTGAAGCCGCCGATGCGCGTGGAACTCGAGGGGGTCGCCCGGTGGGTCATGCCGCGCCTCCGTTCCGGTCGGTCGCGGGCGCGGCTGACGGTGTCGCAGTCATGCGTCCATCTTCGCAGCCGGGTGTGCCGCCGGGGAAGGCGGTGGGATTCGAGTGTGGTTGCCGCACACCGAGTTCGCTGTCACAGCAATCCTGCACGGGGGTGAATCGACGGAGGGGCGGTGACGGCGTCGATACGCTGGTCGAGCCCTCGCTCCTCGCGCGGTCACTGCAAAACGAACACCTATCCGGTTGCGGCGGAGATGCCCGCTCGCCGACCGAAGAAGCTGCCGTCGCCGAGGCTCGTGCCGCTCGCGTACCCGCCCGCGCAGACCCCGGACGTGCACCGGCCCGCCGCGAAGAGGCCCGGGATCGGAGTGCCATCGACGTGCAGGACCCGGGAATCGACGTCCGTGCGCAACCCGCCCAGGGTGAATCCCGCGGTGAAACCGCGCATGTCCCACGCGGCGACGGGGCCGTCCAGTGGGCGCACCCATTGCGCCTTCTTGTGCAGCAGGGGATCGGTGCGGTGCGCGGCGTGCCGGTTGTAGGTCTCGACGGTGCCCGTCAGCGACCCGTCCGGCAGGCCCATGTCGGATTCGAGCTCCGCCACGGTCTCCGCGGCCCAGGTCGGCGGCTGCCGGAAGTAGGGCGTCGACGTCTTGGTCGCCAGGGCCTCCTCGTGCGCCGCCATGTCCATGACCAGGAAGGCGGTGTTCTCCTGCTGGATCAGCACCGCCTGCCCGATCCGCCCGCCGTAGGTGTCCTCGGCGATGAACCGCTGGCCGCGACCGTTGACCAGGATTCCGCGGGCCAGCATCTGTGGATCGCCGAAGAAGGCGACCTCGGTGGCGTCCATGTGCGCCAGCGCCGCGCCCGCGGCCTGCGCCATGAGGATCCCGGCCCCGTCGTGCTCCTCGATCGCGGCGGCCGGCCGGCCGATCAGGCGGGGCGCGTAGGCCTCGATCATCGCCGTGTTGTACGCGAAACTGCCGGTCGCGAGAACCACCCCGCGGCGGGCGCGCACGTGGAGATCGGTGCCGAACCGTCGGGCGACGAGGCCCTCGACCCGGCCGTCGGGGTCGGTGACCAGCGCTCGCGCGCGGATGTCGTACTCGGCGCGTACGCCGAGGGCCTCAGCGGTCTCGACCAGGGGTTTCATCAGCATGTAGCCGGCTCCGCGCACGCCGGTCCGCTTGTCCGCCATCTGGGGGACGTGGCCGCGGGGTGCCGGGGTGGCGAGCGAGGAGAACGGCGCGGCGTTCTCTCCGCCGGAGTAGCCGAGCCCCTCGTCGTGGGGCACCTCCCACCCCGGCTCGCCCCAGAACTCCTCCTTGAAGACCACGCCGCAGCCGGTCAGCCAGTCGTAGTGCTCGGTGCTGCCGTGTGCGTAGGCGTGGATCTTGGCCGCGTCGACACCCGGTCCGAGTGCGGCGGTCAGGAAGGTCTCCATGTTCTCCGCGCTGTCCTCGAAGCCGAGAGCGCGCTGGAGCGGAGTCCCGCCCCCGAGATAGATCCATCCGCCGGAGAGGGCGGCGGCGCCGCCCCATCCGCCGGCGCGGTCCAGGACCAGGACGTCGGCGCCTGTGCGGGCCGCCTCGATCGCGGCGCACACCCCCGCGATGCCGTATCCGGCGATGACCACGTCGGCCTCGATGTTCCAGTTCGGGACGTCGGCGACGGGCACGGGGCGACGGCTCTCGCGCATGGTTCTCCTCGGGCTTCTCGTAACCGGTTGCATCAGGAAGATATGCGGATCCTGACCTTTGATGTAGCGTTTCGCGTCAGAAAATGAGAACGTGTTCTAGTATCGATCCAGCGACGGACTCCGGTGTTCGTCAGAGGGTCTTCAGGAGGCGAGGAAAGATGAGCGATCAGAGCGTCGACGCGGTGCTGGCTGAGGTGGCGGACCTACTGCCCACCCTCCGGGACCGGGCGCAGGAGACCGAGGATGCGC from Tsukamurella paurometabola includes the following:
- the kstD gene encoding 3-oxosteroid 1-dehydrogenase — its product is MTAETTEYDVIVVGSGAAGMTAALKAADAGLSVLVVEKAAHYGGSTARSGGGVWVPGNEALVKAGIKDTPDEARRYLHAIIGDVVPAERIDTYIDRGPEVISMVHRMSPLELTWVPGYSDYYPEAPGGRAHGRSCEPKPFDGNQLGEELKNLEPDYTKAPMNLVVTQADFKWLNLIMRHPKGIVRALRVGGRFYAAKARGKHLLGRGQALIAALRVGLQRANVPLWLNTSLVGLTEEDGRITGVTVEREGEQLRLTARRGVILAAGGFESSAEMRAQYQRQPIGTEWTNGVPANTGDAIRAGAAVGGALEFMDDAWWGPSIQLPKMAWFALSERSLPGSVMVNTAGERFVNESAPYVEAVHAMYGGEYGQGEGPGENVPCWLVFDQRYRNRYMFAGQPPRQPLPKRWFESGNMVRANSLAELAEKMNVPAEALTATVEKFNGFARAGRDEDFHRGESAYDAYYGDPRNKPNPSLAELTTGPFYAARMVPGDLGTKGGLRTDVAGRVQRADGTVIDGLYAAGNTSSPVMGHTYAGPGATIGPAMVFAYLAVEDMAGKESAPAAAAPARAEEEIA
- a CDS encoding FAD-dependent oxidoreductase produces the protein MRESRRPVPVADVPNWNIEADVVIAGYGIAGVCAAIEAARTGADVLVLDRAGGWGGAAALSGGWIYLGGGTPLQRALGFEDSAENMETFLTAALGPGVDAAKIHAYAHGSTEHYDWLTGCGVVFKEEFWGEPGWEVPHDEGLGYSGGENAAPFSSLATPAPRGHVPQMADKRTGVRGAGYMLMKPLVETAEALGVRAEYDIRARALVTDPDGRVEGLVARRFGTDLHVRARRGVVLATGSFAYNTAMIEAYAPRLIGRPAAAIEEHDGAGILMAQAAGAALAHMDATEVAFFGDPQMLARGILVNGRGQRFIAEDTYGGRIGQAVLIQQENTAFLVMDMAAHEEALATKTSTPYFRQPPTWAAETVAELESDMGLPDGSLTGTVETYNRHAAHRTDPLLHKKAQWVRPLDGPVAAWDMRGFTAGFTLGGLRTDVDSRVLHVDGTPIPGLFAAGRCTSGVCAGGYASGTSLGDGSFFGRRAGISAATG